One part of the Bradyrhizobium sp. CB1650 genome encodes these proteins:
- the ntrB gene encoding nitrate ABC transporter permease, whose protein sequence is MNMPATKMDIETATPAGAAAPVVAMMPRRPPRSETYVRMVKETAVRVIPPLVVLALLTLVWELVCRRAGSTLPPPSRVFKDTKELIFDPFFDHGGIDKGLFWHLSASLQRVAFGYSLSAVAGIALGVLVGQSVWAMRGLDPLFQVLRTIPPLAWLPLSLAAFRDGQPSAIFVIFITSIWPIIINTAVGVRNIPQDYRNVAAVVQLNPLEFFAKIMIPAAAPYIFTGLRIGIGLSWLAIVAAEMLIGGVGIGFFIWDAWNSSHISEIILALFYVGIIGFVLDRLIAGLGKVVTRGTAQN, encoded by the coding sequence ATGAACATGCCTGCCACGAAGATGGACATTGAGACCGCGACCCCCGCGGGTGCCGCCGCGCCGGTCGTTGCGATGATGCCGAGGCGTCCGCCGCGAAGCGAGACTTACGTGCGGATGGTGAAAGAAACGGCCGTGCGCGTCATTCCGCCGCTCGTCGTGCTCGCGCTGCTGACGCTGGTGTGGGAGCTCGTGTGCCGCCGCGCCGGCTCGACCCTGCCGCCGCCGTCGAGGGTGTTCAAGGACACCAAGGAGCTGATCTTCGATCCGTTCTTCGACCATGGCGGCATCGACAAGGGCTTGTTCTGGCATCTCTCTGCCAGTCTCCAGCGTGTCGCCTTCGGCTATTCGCTCTCCGCGGTTGCCGGCATCGCGCTCGGCGTGCTGGTCGGGCAGTCGGTCTGGGCCATGCGCGGGCTCGATCCGCTGTTCCAGGTGCTGCGCACGATTCCGCCGCTCGCCTGGCTGCCGCTCTCGCTCGCGGCTTTTCGCGACGGCCAGCCGTCGGCGATCTTCGTCATCTTCATCACGTCGATCTGGCCGATCATCATCAATACCGCGGTCGGCGTCCGCAACATCCCGCAGGACTACCGCAACGTCGCGGCGGTGGTGCAGCTCAATCCGCTCGAGTTCTTCGCGAAGATCATGATCCCGGCGGCGGCGCCCTACATCTTCACCGGGCTTCGCATCGGCATCGGCCTGTCATGGCTCGCGATCGTCGCGGCCGAGATGCTGATCGGCGGCGTCGGCATCGGCTTCTTCATCTGGGACGCCTGGAACTCCTCGCATATCAGCGAGATCATCCTGGCGCTGTTCTATGTCGGCATCATCGGCTTCGTGCTCGATCGCCTGATCGCGGGCCTCGGCAAGGTCGTCACCCGCGGCACTGCGCAAAACTGA
- a CDS encoding CmpA/NrtA family ABC transporter substrate-binding protein, producing the protein MTKRIRRPSESGLSRRQLLKATGSTAALLAAAKLNFPGGAFAQDTGPEVKGAKLGFIALTDATPLFVAKEKGIFAKYGMPDVEVQKQASWGTTRDNLVLGSEGNGIDGAHILTPMPYLISAGKVTQNNQPTPMYILARLNLNGQCISVAKEYADVKVGIDTAPFKVALEKKKASGKAVKAAMTFPGGTHDLWIRYWLAAGGIDPDKDIETIVVPPPQMVANMKVGTMDCFCVCEPWNLQLIHQEIGYTAITTGELWDKHPEKSFGMRAAWVDKYPKAAKALLMAVMEAQQWAEKAENREEAAAICAKRQWINCPVEDVTDRMKGKFDYGTGRVVENSPQQMRFWKDHASYPFQSHDLWFMTEDIRWGKYEPGFDSKALIAKVNREDLWKDAAKTLGVASSDIPTSTSRGKETFFDGKVFDPENPAAYLKSLAIKRVEV; encoded by the coding sequence AGACACAGGCCCCGAGGTCAAGGGCGCCAAGCTCGGCTTCATCGCACTCACCGACGCGACCCCGCTGTTCGTTGCGAAGGAGAAGGGCATCTTCGCCAAATACGGCATGCCCGACGTCGAGGTGCAGAAGCAGGCCTCCTGGGGCACGACGCGCGACAACCTGGTGCTCGGCTCGGAAGGCAACGGCATCGACGGCGCGCACATCCTCACGCCGATGCCGTACCTGATCTCCGCCGGCAAGGTGACGCAGAACAACCAGCCGACGCCGATGTACATCCTGGCGCGGCTCAATCTCAACGGCCAGTGCATCTCGGTCGCGAAGGAATATGCCGACGTCAAGGTCGGCATCGACACGGCGCCCTTCAAGGTCGCCCTCGAGAAGAAGAAGGCCTCCGGCAAGGCCGTGAAGGCGGCGATGACCTTTCCCGGCGGCACCCACGATCTCTGGATCCGCTACTGGCTCGCCGCCGGCGGCATCGATCCGGACAAGGACATCGAGACCATCGTCGTGCCGCCGCCGCAGATGGTCGCCAACATGAAGGTTGGCACGATGGACTGCTTCTGCGTCTGCGAGCCCTGGAATCTCCAGCTCATCCACCAGGAGATCGGCTACACCGCGATCACCACCGGCGAGCTCTGGGACAAGCATCCCGAAAAGTCGTTCGGCATGCGCGCGGCCTGGGTCGACAAATACCCGAAGGCCGCGAAGGCGCTGCTGATGGCGGTGATGGAAGCCCAGCAATGGGCGGAGAAGGCCGAGAACCGCGAGGAGGCCGCAGCGATCTGCGCCAAGCGGCAGTGGATCAACTGCCCGGTCGAGGACGTCACCGACCGCATGAAGGGCAAGTTCGACTACGGCACCGGCCGCGTGGTCGAGAACTCGCCGCAGCAGATGCGCTTCTGGAAGGATCATGCGTCCTATCCGTTCCAGAGCCACGATCTCTGGTTCATGACGGAGGACATCCGCTGGGGCAAATACGAGCCAGGCTTCGACAGCAAGGCGCTGATTGCCAAGGTCAATCGCGAGGACCTCTGGAAGGATGCGGCCAAGACGCTTGGCGTAGCAAGCTCCGACATCCCGACCTCCACCTCGCGCGGCAAGGAGACCTTCTTCGACGGCAAGGTGTTCGATCCGGAAAATCCGGCTGCCTATCTGAAGTCGCTCGCGATCAAGCGCGTCGAAGTCTGA